In Candidatus Goldiibacteriota bacterium, a single window of DNA contains:
- the atpC gene encoding ATP synthase F1 subunit epsilon, with protein MANLIKLDIVTPDKKIFEGEIKSLVAPGIDGEFGILPGHAPFATALAPGVVELKKPDNTQELMAVSGGYIEVAHDSAVLLVETVDKAGEFDIERIKRNKEEQEKLLKSKTQQDVDYDRIQMELMREMSRLKAVELLTRRGK; from the coding sequence ATGGCCAATTTGATAAAACTTGACATAGTCACGCCGGATAAGAAAATATTTGAAGGCGAAATAAAAAGCCTTGTGGCGCCCGGGATTGACGGTGAATTTGGAATACTTCCGGGGCACGCGCCGTTTGCCACTGCGCTGGCGCCGGGTGTGGTTGAATTAAAAAAACCCGACAACACGCAGGAATTAATGGCAGTCAGCGGCGGATATATTGAAGTGGCGCATGACAGCGCCGTGCTTCTTGTTGAAACCGTGGACAAGGCCGGTGAATTTGACATAGAGCGTATTAAACGTAACAAGGAAGAGCAGGAAAAACTTCTTAAGTCCAAGACGCAGCAGGATGTGGATTACGACAGGATACAGATGGAACTGATGCGCGAAATGTCCAGGCTTAAGGCTGTGGAACTGCTTACCCGGCGCGGAAAGTAA
- the atpD gene encoding F0F1 ATP synthase subunit beta, which yields MSEGKVVQVIGPIIDIEFSGKLPEIYNAVKVTGKYEMNGEEHEINLTTEVATHVGDNTVRCVAMSSTDGISRGMKATDTGEPIRVPVGEATLGRVLNVLGEPVDYMGPVKTDKFSVIRRRPPSFEEQAIKTEMLETGIKVIDLLCPYPKGGKVGLFGGAGVGKTVVIMELIRNIAQEHGGYSVFAGVGERTREGTDLRNEMMESGVISKTSLIYGQMNEPPGARLRVGLTGLTEAEYFRDEAGKDVLLFIDNIFRFTQAGSEVSALLGRMPSAVGYQPNLSTEMAELQERITSTKKGSITSVQAIYVPADDLTDPAPATAFAHLDATTVLNRALTSLGIYPAVDPLDSTSSILTPEIVGEEHYNVAKEVQRILQRYKDLQDIIAILGIDELAEADRLIVGRARRIQKYLSQPFFVASAFTGQEGKYVPVKETVSGFKKLVSGELDNLPEQAFYMTGSIDEVIERAKTMV from the coding sequence ATGAGCGAAGGAAAAGTGGTACAGGTTATAGGGCCTATCATAGATATTGAATTTTCGGGAAAACTTCCTGAAATTTACAACGCCGTAAAGGTGACAGGAAAATATGAAATGAACGGCGAAGAACACGAAATTAATTTAACAACAGAGGTTGCCACCCACGTGGGCGACAACACTGTGCGCTGCGTTGCCATGAGCTCCACAGACGGCATAAGCCGCGGTATGAAGGCAACGGACACAGGCGAACCTATCAGGGTGCCTGTCGGCGAAGCCACGCTTGGAAGGGTGTTAAACGTGCTTGGCGAACCGGTTGATTATATGGGGCCGGTTAAAACAGACAAGTTCAGCGTTATCAGAAGGCGTCCGCCTTCATTTGAAGAACAGGCAATTAAAACAGAAATGTTAGAAACAGGTATCAAGGTTATTGACCTGCTTTGTCCGTACCCTAAAGGCGGAAAGGTCGGCTTGTTCGGCGGTGCCGGCGTGGGTAAGACGGTTGTTATTATGGAACTTATCAGAAACATCGCGCAGGAACACGGCGGCTATTCAGTATTCGCGGGAGTCGGCGAGCGTACAAGGGAAGGTACAGACTTAAGAAATGAAATGATGGAATCCGGCGTTATAAGCAAGACGTCGCTTATATACGGTCAGATGAACGAACCCCCGGGTGCAAGGTTAAGGGTTGGTTTAACAGGCCTTACAGAAGCTGAATATTTCAGGGATGAAGCGGGAAAAGACGTTCTGTTATTCATAGACAATATTTTCCGTTTCACGCAGGCAGGTTCGGAAGTTTCCGCGCTCTTAGGGCGTATGCCTTCAGCTGTAGGCTACCAGCCTAACCTTTCAACAGAAATGGCGGAGCTTCAGGAACGTATCACTTCAACTAAAAAAGGCTCCATCACATCGGTTCAGGCCATATATGTTCCTGCCGATGACTTAACTGACCCGGCGCCGGCTACGGCTTTCGCGCATCTTGACGCGACAACCGTTCTTAACAGGGCGCTTACATCTCTTGGTATTTATCCCGCGGTTGACCCGCTTGATTCCACATCGTCCATTCTTACTCCGGAAATTGTCGGTGAAGAACACTATAATGTGGCCAAAGAAGTGCAGCGAATCCTTCAAAGGTACAAAGACCTTCAGGACATCATAGCCATCCTTGGTATAGATGAACTTGCTGAAGCGGACAGGCTTATAGTCGGAAGGGCAAGAAGGATACAGAAATACTTAAGCCAGCCGTTCTTTGTGGCTTCGGCGTTTACAGGCCAGGAAGGAAAATACGTGCCTGTAAAGGAAACAGTATCGGGCTTTAAGAAACTTGTCTCCGGTGAACTTGACAACCTTCCGGAACAGGCTTTCTATATGACAGGCAGCATTGATGAAGTAATTGAACGCGCAAAGACAATGGTGTAA